Below is a genomic region from Verrucomicrobiales bacterium.
ATCCAGTGGTCGTTCCCTCCTCGGCGACTCCACCCCCGAAATTGTTCTCCAGCGCGGCCACTACGGGGAGGTCGGAGCGGTGGCCTACAGCCCCGATGGACGCATTATCGCGTCAGCGGGCCCGGCGGACGACATCCGCTTGTGGGATCGGGCGACGGGGGATTTGGTACGTGCCTTGCCCGGTCATCCGGAGCGGGTCATGGGATTGGTTTTCAGTCCGGATGGAAAATGGCTCGCGTCCGCGGGCACCGAGGGAACGGTCAAGTTGTGGGATTATGATGCAGGTCGACTGGCACACCTGCTCACCAATCACGTTGGCGATTGGGTGCGCCGGATAGCCTTCAGTCCGGATAGCCGCCTATTGGTGCCAGCCAGCTACGATGGCAAAATGAGCGTCTGGGACGTGGCTAGCGGTGCCGTGTCACGAACTTTATCGACCGATGGTTCCGTGTCCGACGTGGTGTTCACGCCGGATGGAAAGTCCATCGTCACTCTGCTTCGACGTGGAGCTTCGAAATCGGTTGTCTTCTGGGATGCGGCCACCGGGGCTCCCGGGCTGACGCTGGATTCAGGCGTGGTGATGAGCGGAGTCGCGGTGGCGAACGATGGCTCCCGGCTGGCCGCCGGTGGATTGGACGGACTATTGATCGTCTGGGAACTCCCTTCGGGCCGTGTGCTGCATCGGCTGATGGCTCCTGAGAAGGAGCAGATTCTCGATATCGACTTCAGCCCCGATGGGGCGCTGCTGGCGGCTGCCGGGGCCGTCACCAATACCGTGTGGTCCACGGAGACAGGGCGGATGGTCAGCCAACTCCTCGGTCACGAGGACAACACCATGCACATCAATTTTTCTCCCGATGGTCAGGAGATCGCCACGGGTTCCTCGGACTCGAGCATCCGCTTATGGAATGCTCATAACGGGACGATCAAGCGGATCTTTCCGCGTCGTGCCCCGAACACCCCCGTGACCAGCGTGGCGTTCAGCCGGGACGGTCGCTTCGAGGCCATCTCCACGGCCGATGGGCGTGTGCGGACCTGGGACGCCGAGGATGGACGGTTTCTCCATGAGCTGGATGGGCATGAAGAGGCGGTTCAGGTGGTTGTTTTCGGGGAGGACAGTCGTTGGCTCTTCTCGGGCAGCGTCGATCGCACCGTTCGCGTGTGGGATATGCACCGGGGCACGTTGTCGGCGAATAAGGCTGCGTTCGATCGAGTGGATACGATGGGGGCAATTGCCGTGGGAGGAACCGAGAATCTGATGGCGACCGCGCCTGGACCGACCGCCAGCGCCAGTCTCGACTATTCCATCAAGCTTTGGGAATCGCACGATGCGTGGCCCAGACTCGTGCTAACCGGCCATGTCGCCAGCGTCCGCTCGGTGGCGTTTAACCCGGGAGTTGATTTGCTGGCGAGCGCGAGTTTGGACGGCAGCCTGAAACTCTGGAGCACGGCGAGCGGTGACTGTTTGCGCACGGCGACCAACACGGTGCTGCCTGAGGTGGTGGTCTTTTCATCTGAGTCGAGATGGCTTATTGCTGGGATGGCCGATGGCACGTTGCGCGTATTGGATACGAATGCTCTCCTGGTGGCACGCGAATGGCATGCCCATCATCGCCCCGTGCAATCCTTGGCGATCAGCGCCGATGGACGGTTCCTTGCCAGCGCCAGTGCGGATCGAACTGTCGCCTTGTGGGAGTTCGAATCAGGCAGGGAGCTGCGCCGCTTTACCAATGTCACTTCGCATCATCTGCCCCTGGCATTTCATCCCAAACGGCCCGTGTTGGTGTATGCGCCGCGGGATGATTTAGTGATTCACGTAGACATGGATTCCGGGGAAATTCTGTTCCAGCGCGTTCTCTTCGCGAACGGTGAATGGCTGGCCTGGAATCCCGCCAAGGCGTTCCATATGTCATCCCCGCGTGGTGGAGACCGCGCGCGGCTTCGCTTGGCGGGGCAGCTCGCGCCCGTGTATCCGCTGGAGTTGTATCGGTATGAATTGAGCCGTCCGACTGATCTACTCAAGGCACTGGCGGGGCCAGCGCCTGTTTTGGTGCCCAAGGATTTCCGGCTTTGGTGGCATCGCTATCCTCACAAGCGCGCCTGGTTGTATGGCGGTTGCGCATTGGTGCTCATCTGGGTGATCACGCGATTGCGTCGCGGCTGGATCGCTGAGCGCCGACGGCGCTCGCAGGAAGCGCTTTCTCGCCAGCTTCTGGTCTCTCAAGAAGCCGAGCGCAAGCGCATCGCCGCCGAGTTGCACGATAGCCTGGGACAGAACCTCCTGATCATTAAGAATCAGCTGTACCTGGCACAACGGAAAATGCCCGCAGAGTCGGCCCTGCAGTTGGACGAGATCTCCCAATCGGTCTCCCAGTCTCTCACCGAGGTTCGTGAAATCTCCCACAACTTGCGTCCCTATCAGCTGGACCGGCTGGGGCTTACCAAGGCTCTCGAATCCGTGGTTACCAAGGTTGCCGATTCTGGGTCGCTGCGCGTGGAGAGCCAGTTTGCGGACATCGATGGATTGTTCTCGCCGGAGGGAGAGATTAACATCTTCCGGATCGTTCAGGAGAGCTTCAACAACATCCTTAAACACTCAGAGGCAGCCACCGTCAGTTTTTCGATCGCTCGGGTGGCCAACCAGGTGCGCATCCGGATCGACGACGATGGTCGGGGGTTCGATTATCGGCGCGCGACGAGCAACCGAGACGGTGCGCGTGGTTGCGGTTTGGCGAGCCTCAGTGAACGGGTTCGGATACTCCGTGGAAGCTTTCTCTGCGACTCAGCCCCCTCCCAGGGCACTCGGCTGACCTTCGAAATTCCTGTGCCTTCGGAACGAAAGTAGGCTGGCCGAACGTGCTCCCGCGTCGAGACGACGGTATCGCGGTCTCGCTCGAATTTGGCACTGCTCCCCTTCCTGCCTCGGTTTTATGCTAAACGGCTCCTCATCGAGCGAGCCGTCTCAACCCCTCGTCAAGGACTCGTGACGCGGTAGAACGCTCCGTTGGCCGGAGGATTCGGATCGGTGTAACTCAGTTTGCCATCCGGTGCAGCAATCAAGGGCTGGAGAGTGATCCAGTTTTGAAGATCGACACTGCGTTGCAGTAGATACTGCTGCCCTGGCACTCCATAGAAGAGAACGTTGACGGTGGGGCCGCCTGGCAGGTAGATCAGCGATGGATTGGGCTGGCCTGGTCCTTGCGTGAAAAGGGCAATGTCGTTGCCGTCCCCTCCAGCGTAAGTGATGAACAGGTCGGTTCCGCCAAAGGTGCCGATGCGCGCACCTTCATTGAGACCGCTGAATGTTCCCGTGCGGGTTCCACTGACCGCAGCGATAACGTAGGACTCTCCGGTGTTGAGCGTGTGGCCGTTCAAGAGGTTCACCTGAAGGTTGCCCGCCAGGTTTAAATTCCCGTTCACTTGGAGCCGATCGTATTGAGAGGGAGACAACCCGCCGAGCTCAGCCAGAAATGAGCTGGTGGCTGTCTGGGTCCAATCGCCCTGGATGACGAGTGACCCGGGACTGGAACCTGGGCTGATCACACCGTAGTTGGTGACGCTTCCCAGAAGTTGGCCGTTACCGAGAACGGACCCGTTCGTCGCGATGGTGGTGCCATCGGTTGCGGCGATGCTGGATCCGGCCTGTAGCGTCAGGCTCGCGTTGCCAGTGCCGCCGCCAATGTAGAGAGCTTTGACCTGGGTATTGCCTGCCGGGCCGAGGACGGTGACCGTATTGCTGGGGGCAATGAATACGTTGTGAACAGCCGCAGGCGCCAGACTCAGAGTCCAGTTGGTGGCGACCTCCCAGCTCCCATTTCCTTGGGTTCGCCAGCGCAGATCTGGGGTCCAGAGACGGATGGCTCGTCGGCCATCCGCGAGTTCGGTGTTGAAAACAACTTGTCCAAGATTATTCAGCCCTCGGGTTCCGAAGCCTGAATCGAATTTGCGGTAGGTGCTCCCCTCACAGGGATCACCCGTTCGTGCGACACTGATGAGATCGATTCCATCGCCCGTGAAGATCCCAAACACCGAGAAGAGTCCCGATCCCCGGAGCGCTGTGGGCGTGGCCCAGGCAACCTGGCCTGCATCGTTGAAAGCGATGTCCGATGGAATGCCGTCAAACCGGCCGACCAAGGCGCCGGCTGCGTTGGGCGCCAGCTGATTTTCGCGAGCAATTGGGGTCAGGGGCCCGCCGCTACCGCGGAGGATCACCGCATCATCGGAAGTGCCGCCGCTCGTGCCTGTCAGCACGGTTGCAAAAGCTACCTGTCCGGCCTCATTAATTTTGCTCTCTACGTAGGTGGAGGCCGTGATTTTTCCATTTCCACCGGGTGCTGACTGTCCCTTGCGCAGGATCTCAGTGACCTCTCCCAGGCGAGCCCGATACAGTCCCGCGTTGTTGACAGTGCCTTGGCTAGTCCCGGTTAAGGTAGCATTGAAGCTGAATTCGCCGGAGCTATTCAGGTTGTGATCCGCCAGATTCAAATTGGAGAACTTCCCGCTTCCATCCGGGACTGAATCTCCCACCAGAACAACCGCGGCGTTGGGTTGCGGGGAATCCTTCCGGTTAATCCAAATCCCGTTTCGAACCTCAAATGTGCTGGGGGATTGAACGCGGCCCACGAAGGCGATCGTCCCGGCATCGTTCATGGGTGTATGAGCGGGCGCCTCAACAAGTCGCCAGTCTCCTGTAAAGCTGGTTTGGCCGACTTGCACGGAATCCGAGAGAAAGCTGATCGCCACCGTTCGCACGGTGGTTCCATCGATCCGAAAGAGGCCTGGCAACTGCGACCCGAAGGGAAAGCAGTTCGCGAATACTGCGAAGTCCCCAGACGCGTTGGGAGTCGGAGGCTCGACGAACGCAAAATTGAACTGCCCGAAGGTGCTGTTTGCTATCTGGGGCAACGGGTCCAGACCGTGAATGAGTTCGGTACGATTGAGCGCACTCAAGCGATAGACCGTGTATTGTCCGAATTGCTGACCAGGCGCCGTCTCGTTTCCGATGAACACAACATCGCCTGATTTGTTGAAGCCCGGTTGGCCGATAGTGAGATGGGTTTCTGAACCATCCGGCGTGAGTCCTCCTTTGCTGATCAAGCGGGTCAAAGTCCCTTTACTCCAGGCGAATAATCCCGCGTCCGCGTCTGGGGGCGTGTCGCTTAATTTCGCAAAGAAAACGATCTCCCCTTGGTGATTGAGAACTGGAGTGGTCGCCGAGGAACCCGCAGTGGTCCAAAATCGAAGCAAGGTGCCACCTCCATCGACCGCATCGCCGGTTTTAGCGACCGTCACGGTGTCAGCAGTCCCCGTTTGAAAAGAAGCCAGAGTCAACGAAAGAACTCCCGGCACCAGCCAGCCTGATAGATAATTTGAGCAGTACGACTTAATCCGCATGATCCGCCACTTTAACCCATCTACCCGTGAATTGTCGAAGCGTATTTGCGCTCGGCTACGGGATGCGATGGACCCTGTTCATCTGATAACCTCCCCGGCAATGCTCAAGCGAGGCGGCGTTCGCCGCAGTTGACCTGTCCGTGGTTCGTGTACAGGTTGCTGCTCACTATGTTCGTCATAAACGTCGGTTCCTTAACTCGAGTCCCCGGCTTGATCGGAATCGCCTACCACCGAGGCCGGCGAGTGATCCAACCGTCCGGAGGTATGACTTTGCCTCGTTCGATCACGACTCGCCCGGTCCGGTCACCCTTTCAGACCCTGGTACTTTGGTGCACATGCATCCTTGTAGGCGTTGGGGCCTCGGCTTCCTTGCAGGCGGAGGATTGGCCGCAGCGACGTGGGATCGGGAACAACGGCATCTCGCTCGAAACGGGCTGGACTCATGATTGGCCTGCGGAAGGGCCTAAGGTCTTGTGGAAGGGAAGTGTCGGTATAGGGTTTTCTGGGGTGGTGGTTGGGAATGGCCGGGCCTTCACTGCCGGGAACTCGAATGGTGTAGACACCATTTGGGGACTGGATGCTTCGACCGGGCAAAGCCTGTGGAGTTTCAGCTATACAGAGGCTCTGGCCCCCAAAATGTATGAGGGAGGGCCCAACAGCACTCCCACCCTTGACGGCAATACTCTTTTGGTTGCGAGTAAAACGGGGAAGCTCTTTCGGATAAATGCGTCCACCGGCGTGGTTCTGTGGACGAACGACCTGCAAGTCACTGTCGGTCCGGTTCTCAGCGACTGGGGCATCGCCTGCTCTCCATTCGTTCTGGCGGGCAGGGTCTATCTCAACCTGGGTCCATCTCTAGTGGCGTTGGATGCAGAGTCGGGCAAAATGTTCTGGCGCACGGAGCCGGAGGTTAAGGGCAAGTTCAGTTTTACCACCCCCGCTTTGTTGCTGCAGAAAGAAACGCCCTACCTCCTGGTGCATATGCACAAGGCGCTTCATACCGTGAACGCGGCGACCGGTAAGGAGCTCCGGGTTCATCCTTTTGGACGTGGATACGAAACGCACTCATCCGATCCGGTCATCTGGGATGGTAGCGTATTCATCAGTTCAGGAGACGATGGTGGTGAACTTCTCGATTTCACCCCAGAGGGACCCTCGCGACGTTGGAAAAATAAGAATCTTTCGACCTTCACCGGAACGGCCGTGGTGCGAGATGGAATGGCGTATGGGGTTGACTCGGGAGGCTATCGCAAAGGGGAGCAGAAGCTCCGGTGTGTAGACCTGGCCACAGGGAAGATCCGTTGGTCGCTGGACGGCTTCGGTCAGGATAGTTGGATTCTCGCCGGTGACAGGCTGCTCTTGCTGCGGGACTCCGGTGAAATTCAAGTGATCCGGGTAACCCCTGAAAGTGGGAAGATCGTGGCTCGGGCTCAGGTTCTAGGAGGCAAATGCTGGACGCAGCCCTCGTTAGCAAACGGTCTGCTCTACTGCAGGAACGCCCGAGGCTCGATCGTGTGCCTGGATCTCCGCGCTTCCTCGGACAAAGTCCCCTGACTTGTTCGCGTACTTCCGTGAGTGGGCGGAGCGCCGTTTTTACCCAGGTGTGATGTTTTGCGCGGAAAGGCGCATCCGTGCATGAGGAAATCCCGACTCCGTCGGCGCCTGAAAAGCGGCAGAGGTCTGCCGGACAATGGAACTATAAACCTCATCGGGCCGCTTCGCGATCAACTCCATATCGTCAGAGCCCTCTACAGCTTTTCAATATCCCCGGAGGGGGATCTCAACCGCGGACATGTCGCGGATGCTCCAGCCACCATCGGCGTGCTGCTTGGCGGAGAGCAACGCCAACGCGGCGTCGCGGTCCTTCGCCGGCTTGACCTCCTTCGGCCCCGAGCCGACAACGTCGTTGTGAACTTCCGAGCTGGCGGGACCGAACTGCTTCGTCCACGCCGTGCCTCAGATGCCGCTATCCGGGTAGCCCGTAGAAGGTGACCTCGACGGGCTACGCGGATTCAGCCTCCGCCGACTAGTGACGGCGACGACGCAATAGTGGGATCAGGCCGCCCAGGCCAGCCAAAGCGATGACAGCCGAGGAAGGCTCCGGAACGGAGGTTATGGTAACCCGCAGTATATCCGTGTTGGCATTGAGCGACGAAGAATCAAAGACGTATCCCGCGGCCGTGGTGAGCCCGTTGTAGGCCGCCAACTCTGAGAACTCGAACGAGACCGTGCTGTTTTCGTCAACGCGGTCACCATTCACTGAACCCACCAGGAAGGCGGCATTGGCGGCGATGGCCTGCTCGGACCCGGCGTCCCAAATCGCCCCGGCTTGAAGAGTGAAGGTTCGTGAAGTAAACGCGCCCATTTCGTCGAAGAGTTGAGTTCCCACAGGATTGTCATTGCCAATGAACAGATCGTTACTCGGGACCACCATTGCGGCATACGTGAAGTAGCGATTGATAGCACCATCGACTTCGAAGTCAGCCGAGAAGACGCTGCCTGGAGTCTCAGGACCTCCCACCGCGCCAATGACGGCGTTGGGCTCGGCCGCTAGAAACTCAGGGATCCAGACGTTGCCACTTCCCCCTTCTGCAATCGAGACGATCGCAGGCGTTGCTGCAAAACCGGAGTTGAAAGCGTCGAACGTTCCGTTGCCGAAACCAAGTCGGAACGGCGCAAACGAGACACTGTTGGCGGGGGCAATGTTTTCAACGGTAACCCTAAC
It encodes:
- a CDS encoding PQQ-binding-like beta-propeller repeat protein → MFVINVGSLTRVPGLIGIAYHRGRRVIQPSGGMTLPRSITTRPVRSPFQTLVLWCTCILVGVGASASLQAEDWPQRRGIGNNGISLETGWTHDWPAEGPKVLWKGSVGIGFSGVVVGNGRAFTAGNSNGVDTIWGLDASTGQSLWSFSYTEALAPKMYEGGPNSTPTLDGNTLLVASKTGKLFRINASTGVVLWTNDLQVTVGPVLSDWGIACSPFVLAGRVYLNLGPSLVALDAESGKMFWRTEPEVKGKFSFTTPALLLQKETPYLLVHMHKALHTVNAATGKELRVHPFGRGYETHSSDPVIWDGSVFISSGDDGGELLDFTPEGPSRRWKNKNLSTFTGTAVVRDGMAYGVDSGGYRKGEQKLRCVDLATGKIRWSLDGFGQDSWILAGDRLLLLRDSGEIQVIRVTPESGKIVARAQVLGGKCWTQPSLANGLLYCRNARGSIVCLDLRASSDKVP
- a CDS encoding spondin domain-containing protein, translating into MKKHSHAWASALLGLSAMSSQAATTTVRVTVENIAPANSVSFAPFRLGFGNGTFDAFNSGFAATPAIVSIAEGGSGNVWIPEFLAAEPNAVIGAVGGPETPGSVFSADFEVDGAINRYFTYAAMVVPSNDLFIGNDNPVGTQLFDEMGAFTSRTFTLQAGAIWDAGSEQAIAANAAFLVGSVNGDRVDENSTVSFEFSELAAYNGLTTAAGYVFDSSSLNANTDILRVTITSVPEPSSAVIALAGLGGLIPLLRRRRH